TCGCTTTCCCCTCATTTACTGTGTAGTGAGTGCTGATTGCCCAGATCCGGACAAACCCATTTGCTATGATATCTTTCTTTGGCCCTGGTACATATCATCTCTTTTCTGCCTAATAAAACTACCTAAACTCTTGTTCTAACTCCATCTCGAAACTCTAATCATAAAACACTTTTATGGCCATTGATGATTCAATAAAAACCATATTTAAACACTTAAACAATAACTACTGGATACAGACAAAGCCTAGTCCTgtgtgctttttagtccaggactagggcTAATCTGTTTCTGAGGGAAACGGCCCCCAAAGTTGGTGGTTTGGGATTAGTCTTGAGATTCAAGATACTATTACGTGACTGACGAGGCCTGTACCTCTCCTATCCAACAGGTTCGACTGACTGTATCTGCTATTCTACCACAGGCACCAACGATCCAGTGACTTCAGCCCTGCACATCATCATGGGTAagtaaccatacacacacacacacacacacaaacacaaacaggtcTATCGGTCTCCTACCTGTCCACGTCGAGATTTAATAGAATGTCTTAATATATCTCGGTGACAATGCTCACAATTAGCTGCATCTCTCAATAGTACAAGCATTCTATGTCTGGGTACAGTACGGCATCCTACGTCCTGCAGGTACACTTGTGTTGTCCCATGCGCACAGTCTGGAGTGTGGTTTAAAGAGATAACATTGCACTCTACTAGAGTCCTGTCCAGGGGGGTTTGGGTCAATTCAGGAAGGACACTGGTTATTCCAGTTCTCTTCCATGCTTTTCAATGAGGACCCATTTGAATTTGGTTCACTTTCTGAATGGACTGATATTGATATGGCATTGACCCGGACGCCAAGACTATTCTACAGGGAGTGTTCCGTGACGACATTCCAACCAGTTGAATAAGGCCCCCTTTCTGTCTGTTTTCCAGGTGACTCCCAGCCCATGGATGTGTGTTCTGTCCATCACAACAACACCTTCCTCAGGTACTCCGTCTCGCTGCTCGGATACGGTTTCTACGGCGACGTGCTGACAGACAGCGAGAGGAAGCGCTGGATGGGGCCTTCCAGATACGACTTCTCGGGTAAATTGTGTTATTACAATTGCAGTCCAACGATTAGTTACTACGTCatgtagtaaaaataaaaaaataatctcCATTTCCGAATATGACCTACAGGGAAAGGGAGGAATAAGTGGAGAAACTAGACATTTCACACAATGTCAACATCAGGATTTTCAAAGACGCACACTGCTTCACACATTGCAGGCCTAAAGACGTTcctgacccatcagtattatgaAGGGACCGTCGCTTTCCTGCCCGCTGAGGACAACCTGGGGAACCCTAGAGACAAGATCAAGTGCATGACTGGGTGCCATATCTGTGAGCAGGGTGCCAACAATGGGCAGCTCCTCTCATTGGATCATGTCGACAAGATGGCTGAAGAGAACTCTGACAAGGGTAAGAGGTTATAGTCCTCTGtaagtgtgtgcagtgtgtagtcTTTTCCCTGTTGCCATGTCTGTTGATAAAGCTGTTTTCCCTCCTGTCccctcgtctgtctctctctctctctctcactgtcatgaCGCCCGACAGACAGTCATAGTATACCGTATGGTgttgaacacacacactcctcacagcCCACTCTTCTCATCCCAGACCCTTATCTACcccacaacacacatacacacacacactacagtcccCACTTTTGGGAAATGGGAAACTCTTCTAAGCCGGCATTTATTTATTCTGAGCAGCAGATAGGATAAGTAGAGTTTACTGAGAGCCACAGAgatcccctttctcctctcatctcccggGACTCTAATTGGTGTTAATTTCCGGCTTCTCTGTTGTGGCTGACTGGAGCGCTGGCTGAGGCGACAGGTCCCTGTGgtgctgggacacacacacacacacacacacagacagagggagtCAGAACCCCACTAATCAGGGAGATAGTTGGTCTGGCTGCCAGAGTTGGCGGCAGACTTGCTGCACACGTTTTGGCGATCAAATCTCCAACAACTGCTTAAGCAATGGGGCAAGACGCCGGCTCGGTGCCACGTCGCAAACGAGCCTCCCGAAATGTTTAATGTGTGCGGGACACTTGAGAGGTTCCCGAGCTAAGACGATGCCAAGACCTACAGTAAAGTTTGTAAATGTCTAATCACAATCCCATTGGTAGTTTTTAAAGACGTCTAATCATTTACTTTCCAAGTAAATGAATTTAGTTTTTTAATCCCGGTGGACTTGTTAATGTTGGTTCAGGTTATCGTTCCTGTGAGTTTGTTTTACGAGGGGACTAGAATAATTAAGCGTTTTATGGACTCGGATCACATAATATTCCCCATGCGATCAGGGATATTATCGTAAAACACTCAAACATTTTGGAGTTACTGTACATCCCCCATTAAACCACTCAACCAGTCATTTAATGGCAGAAGACTTTGATTCACCTAACAGTTACCGAGTGGCGTCACATGAGTGTAATAACACACAATATTTTATCCAGCCTCGCTCCTGATTTTAGAGCACCCAAAGAGTCAACAAGAGTGTTTTTATATTTTACTAGCAATAATACAGATGCAGCACTGTCGGAAGAATTTCCCCCAAAAGGGATGACACTTTTTTTTGATCGATCATCTCCTCTTGTGTTTAAAGAGACCAGTGGTGATGGTGTATGGCGGGTGATCCGGGGGAAGTTCCTAGCAATCAACGCTGCCAGTATGAGCTGTGCCTGTCCTCGCAGCCCTAGAGGCCTGTCGCCCTATGCCCACCTGGCCGACGGCACCACAGACCTCATCCTGGTACGCAAGGCCTCCCGCCTCGACTTCCTCCGACACCTCATGCGACACACCAACAAGGACGACCAGGTGGGGAACTCTTGAGTTGTCATTGAGAGAAACATTTtgctatttgtttatttattttcacatTGTCAAGCGTAAAAGATCATTAGATGTAAGATGACTCAATCAGAGGTGGATATCTCCCCTGCCAAAAAGTGATAAGATTTAGCAAAGTTATTTGCTAAGTAAGTACGGATTATTTTCAAACCATATTCATCTCTGGCAATGTACTGGCTTGATCCACAATACAACTTTTGAAAGTCACAAGGGGTTCGGGGGGAGATGGAGAATTCCTCCGTCACTTGCTCAGTCACTCATCTCTCTCACGTACTGCATGTCACGGGTTACTCAGCCttcacagagagatggagattgAGTGGGAAAGAGTTTCCCTGTATTTTGCTTGCAGACCTCATGGTTTAGTTGGCTGACACAGCTCTTTCTAAATCAGGGTATACCTCAGTTCAGACACTCTCTTGCGTCCCACTCCGCCCTCTCTCACTTTTCGTAAATATCCCAATTCTACAAAGTGATATCCCAATTCTACAAAGCGCTCTGGATAACTTGCATCATCCTCCTGCGCATACTGCCACACACACAGGTGGGACGGTAGGATTTCCATTGCATTATACCTCTGTAATATCTGCATAGCCCATCCACCACGGAGCGAAACATGGAGTGAGAGGCCAGTAAGTGTATTCATAGTTTTGTCGAAAGTTTTTTAGGGGACACTTGGTATGAATactaaccaggcccagtcataaAGTGAGTGTGATGGAGAATAAATCGCTCTGACACCCTCCTCTCAGACAATCTGGGGAGTAGAACTGAGTAGTGATGGGGGGGATAAAGGGAGGTTGTTTTCTGGTGCAGTGAAAGATTCAGACCTTTGACTGACCCCTTCTTTTCTGCCTCTTTTCCTGACTTTCTATCCATCCCCTCTTGTCTTTACTCCCTTCTCCTTATtcctacctctgtctgtctgtccctccctctctgtccctccctctctgtccctccctctccgtccctccctctccgtccctccctctccgtccctccctctctgtccctccctctctgtccctccctctctgtcctcactctctgtccctccctctctgtccctccctctctgtccctccctctctgtccctccctctctgtccctccctctctgtccctccctctctgtccctccctctctgtccctccctctctgtccctcctccctgtccgtctctccctctctgtccctccctctccgtctctccctccctccctctccgtccctccctgtcagtctctccctcctccctctccgtccctccctctccgtctctccctgtccgtctctccctccctccctctccgtccctccctctccgtccctccctgtccgtctctccctccctccctccctccctccctccctccctccctccctctccgtctctccctctccgtccctccctctccgtccctccctctccgtctctccgtctctccctctccgtctccctctccgtctctccctctccgtctctccctctccgtccctccctctccgtctctccctgtccgtctctcctccctccctctccgtctctccctgtccgtctctccgtccctccctctccgtccctccctgtccgtctctccctccctccctctccctccctccctgtccgtctctccctccctccctctccgtccctccctctccgtccctccctccctccctctccgtccctccctcccctgacttccatccctctctgcctccACAGTTTGACATGTCCTTTGTGGAGGTGCACCGTGTGCGGCGGTTCCGTTTTGTTCCAAAGCAAAGCAACGGGATCTCAGAGGTGGACCTGAGTGAGACCAGTGGGAAGAAGATCTGTAACCAGGTCTGCACGGCCCATCCCAACAACGACACTGGCCATAGCAACTGGAACTGTGATGGGGAGATCTTGCCTCATGCGGATATACAAGTGAGGTATACTATTCAGAATTGTAATATGTTGGTTTTGTTAAGAGATTTAAAAAGTTTGAGGTTTAcccacgtgcgcacacacacacacggggtccCACTTCTTCCACCTAAATATCAGTAGATATCTTTATATAGCATGATGGTGGctctccctcccaccaccacaacatcagTAGAGATCTTTATATAGCATGATGGTGGctctccctcccaccaccacaacatcagTAGAGATCTTTATATAGCATGATGGtggctctccctccaccaccacaacatcagTAGAGATCTTTATATAGCATGATGGTGGctctccctcccaccaccacaacatcagTAGAGATCTTTATATAGCATGATGGTGGctctccctcccaccaccacaacatcagTAGAGATCTTTATATAGCATGATGGTGGctctccctcccaccaccacaacatcagTAGAGATGTTTATATAGCATGATGGtggctctccctccaccaccacaacatcagTAGAGATCTTTATATAGCATGATGGTGGctctccctcccaccaccacaacatcagTAGAGATCTTTATATAGCATGATGGTggctctccctctaccaccacaACATCAGTAGAGATCTTTATATAGCATGATGGTGGctctccctcccaccaccacaacatcagTAGAAATCTTTATATAGCATGATGGtggctctccctccaccaccacaacatcagTAGAGATCTTTATATAGCATGATGGtggctctccctccaccaccacaacatcagTAGAGATCTTTATATAGCATGATGGTggctctccctctaccaccacaACATCAGTAGAGATCTTTATATAGCATGATGGtggctctccctccaccaccacaacatcaaTAGAGATCTTTATATAGCATGATGGtggctctccctccaccaccacaacatcagTAGAGATCTTTATATAGCATGATGGTggctctccctctaccaccacaACATCAGTAGAGATCTTTATATAGCATGATGGTGGctctccctcccaccaccacaacatcagTAGAGATCTTTATATAGCATGATGGtggctctccctccaccaccacaacatcagTAGAGATCTTTATATAGCATGATGGtggctctccctccaccaccacaacatcagTAGAGATCTTTATATAGCATGATGGtggctctccctccaccaccacaacatcaaTAGAGATCTTTATATAGCATGATGGtggctctccctccaccaccaacacaacaTCAGTAGAGATCTTTATATAGCATGATGGtggctctccctccaccaccacaacatcagTAGAGATCTTTATATAGCATGATGTtggctccccctccaccaccacaacatcagTAGAGATCTTTATATAGCATGATGGtggctctccctccaccaccacaacatcagTAGAGATCTTTATATAGCATGATGGTGGctctccctcccaccaccacaacatcagTAGAGATCTTTATATAGCATGATGGTGGctctccctcccaccaccacaacatcagTAGAGATCTTTATATAGCATGATGGtggctctccctccaccaccacaacatcagTAGAGATCTTTATATAGCATGATGGtggctctccctccaccaccacaacatcagTAGAGATCTTTATATAGCATGATGGTggctctccctctaccaccacaACATCAGTAGAGATCTTTTGATAGCATGATGGtggctctccctccaccaccacaacatcagTAGAGATCTTTATATAGCATGATGGtggctctccctccaccaccacaacatcagTAGAGATCTTTATATAGCATGATGGTGGctctccctcccaccaccacaacatcagTAGAGATCTTTATATAGCATGATGGtggctctccctccaccaccacaacatcagTAGAGATCTTTATATAGCACAACAGTGGCTTTCTTCCTGAACACATCGTTTACTTTATGCTCCGTTATACTTTGCCAATGAGGCATGGATGTGTAATCCTAGTTTATCTAATTCAATATCCCATCCACTGTTAAGAGCCTTTTAGTCCGTTCATTTATTGCCTTTTTCCTCTCCAGTAATTGTTCTTGGAATGAGTCCGCGAATGAGTGGCTGAGATAATTAATGGCGATAACCCTGATCCCCCCCCTGAAAAGAAAAGCAGTGCTTTCTTTCACTGCTAGACACACATACTATTTGAACCACCAGTGTGACTGACTGGAAAATGAAATCTGAGTGAACTCTTATTAAAGTCAGGGTCTCTCTAATGCATTAACCTCcacactactactggaccattACAAGTCTCATCAGTGTTTCTGTAACCAGGCCACCTGAACGCTAAATAACAATCTCGGTTTTTACTCTAAAATGAACAGGGAAGCTTCTGAGCTTGGAACCTGATCTCCATTCCATTAGTTTTACATCTGTGTCAGACTGAAAACGAACACTCATTATGTTAATACATGTGTAactgttttctgtgtgtgtgtgtgtgtgtgtgtgtgtgtgtctctctctctctctacagtgttCACTGCCAGCTGATCAGACTATTTGCCCGAGGTGTCGAGGGGAGGACCAcgtttgacacacacacatggtctgTAATAGAGGGATCAAGTCTCTCGTGGCAAGCTTAAGGGGACCAACTGTCCCCAATTGTGCTAGAAAGTCCTGCATTTGGACCCTTTATCCCTCCATCCTGCAACCACACATGCAAGTCctgcattttttaaattttttatttataactttcatttttttttttaagtcagttGGTCACGTATTTCAACTTCCCATTTATTCGAGGAGAACTGCCATCAGCTTGCGCTTTTGACAAGACATACAGGCTGTCATATGGCGCTTTCCCTTCCCAGTCAAGTATCTTTCCTGATGCATCTCCCCGAGTATCTGCCGCAATTACACCAGATTGCAGTACAGGTTTCCGAGAATATGGAGACCCACATAATGAGATGAACGAAAAGGAGGAATCTGTTCTATGTACCTCCAATCAAAGTATGTGACTGATGTTCTGTGTGGGCATCCAAAGACAATGCGATGGGAAGTAGAAATCACCAAGCTAGACTGTCGGTAATGCCTCACTGCTTCTGCGTATCGCTGTGATACAATGTGAGGGCAGAGAAACTCCAGGGCAATCAGAGGTCCCTCAGTGATTTTGCTTTCCCAGGAAGTTTCGCACCTGTGGCACAGAGCTACAGTTTGTCTATTTTGAAGTGATTTAGTTAAGACTAGTAGCCCCTCTCACTAGGGGGGCTGCCAGTGGGTTGTCCTCTGTGTGTAGGGTAATGTCTTTGTGAGAGTGCCATCATAATGAGTTAGCGCCGTTACAATTATACACTAGCCCGCCATCAGACAGATGCTGCTTCCTGCAGCCAAAACATCAGCCAActctaggacacacacacacacacacacacacactccatgcacgcacacacatctaTCATCTGCCACTGTGAAACCACACACAGACCTAAACTCTCAACACTGTGGGAGGCTCGGCCTGTTCTTTTGGAAGCCTCTCCACGATCATTACTGGTTGCTGCGAAAGGCCATGATTATATTTCAACTCTGAGCTGTGAGTGAATCAGGTCGTGCTTATAATGTTCCCTGTGGGTGAATGGTCTATGTGGCTGTCCCGTTCTGATGAACTGGCTGATGTTTCTTTGCTGTACAATGGATATATCCGTGTGGAACCAAACGGTGTCAGCCCCACGCTGACTCGCTAAGCCAGCTGACGTGGGGGAACGTTTTGACAAACACATGAGTTCTGCTGAAGGCTTTATAATGACCGAATATTTATGTAAACCATTCATCTTGCGGGTCTCAAGGTGACATGACACACTGTGTGTAACTAACCTGTGATGTGGATTATGATTTGATAAGAATTGAATATGTATGAATGTTTGGATACAGCTTAATTAAAGTGCTTTTAAACTAATAAGTGTGTgaaaaatgtgtatttttctAGAAATGGTCAGAGGGCATTTTGAAGGTTGTGACTTTTGGTGTCAAGTGcaaattgttttttgttttttttacagtaGGCTTTGAGGCTTTTAATAAACTTAAAGCCTTCATCAACCCTGTGCAGGTTTTGTAGTGGGTCTATGTGTGTTCCTTGTTCATGTCTTCTCCGTGTCTCTTCTGTTGTTATTCCTTAAACAGGAAGGACATTTGCCTACACACAAAAGCACAGACTGAAAAACGGGCCCCAGACGCAGCACTGTCGGTGGCTGGCATCCCTATCCTCTCTCTTGGCATGGTTTACAGGATGTTATTATAAATTAACTACATGAAACCAATACATGTTTCCCTGTTATCTGTAAGGGTCTTCCATAATGCTGGATGCGCCGCAAAGCCCATTCCGCTGACAGATATGCTTTACTGGGGAAAGGGACGAATGAGACGCCCACAGCATTTAATGGGCTTATTACATGAAAACGACTACAGGGGAGATATAAATTGTCTCtggctcctctcttctcccctggcGTCCGATGGAGAGATATTTTGCCTCGACCACATTTGTTCATCCACTCACTGTCTCTGATATGGCCCACACATTACGGTGCTATCTGGTCCGGCATGGCAATGAAGTAATGTCATTTTCCGATCTCCTCTTCCTAGCCTCGGAGTGCATTcaatttcctccctctctcctcccatcctttcGTGCTTCACTGTGTCTTCATTGAAAGCGGGTTTCGGGTCCCGTTCCCGTCGGGACCCACTGTCTCATTCTCAAGAAACCCGGCCTTCGTCCTGAGACAcaaccataaacacacacacagccagctgCTGTCCTTGGCTCACACCGAAACTGCATGGAGATTGGAGACAAGTCATTGTGAGTGTGATTACACTTGCATTTTTACCCAGATGATGAGTTTTTTTCTATCCCATCCACCTTGAGACAGCTCCGCTCTGTCAGAACCCAGGATAGTAGCTGTCTACACTGATCCCTGGTCTCGGGCCCTAAAGAGCCACAGCTGGGCTCAGGTAATGCATTCTAATGGGTTAGAGAAACAGCCACTCCAAGTAAGGAGCCAATGCAGCGATGCAGAAGAAATGTGATTCAGAACTGGGTAAAAGCAAATAATTTGCGTCCTTAAggtaaaaaaatcaaataaagaTAAAAGATATCACCACATTGAtgagggaagggggatacctagtcagttgcacaactgaactgtcttctgcatttaacctaacccctctgaatcaggagtgtggggggggctgccttaatcaacgtcATCGGCAGCCGGGGAGTACTTGTTgtttgggggttaactgccttgctcggcacaaggatttgaaccagcggcctttcggttacaggcccaacgctcctaactactaggctatctgccaccccctctgagagggagagatggagaaagtgtTTTGTATTTCCTGAGGCGGTGGCTGTGAGCGGAGGAGCGCAAGAACCAGGATCAGAGGAGTGAACCCAAAGTGTTGCTTGCTGGCTGCCGCGGGGCTCTATCCATCTATTGATTGTAGCAGTCCTCCTGCTTCCATTTCTCCTCAAAGAACTCAGACTGCCATAGATCAATGGGTCCAACACGCCCACTTCAAACACCCTGATACCTGCCCCCCCCCATCACCACAGGCCATGAGAGGACT
This DNA window, taken from Oncorhynchus nerka isolate Pitt River linkage group LG23, Oner_Uvic_2.0, whole genome shotgun sequence, encodes the following:
- the cerk gene encoding ceramide kinase isoform X1; translation: MLISEFFIMVNQPTLLSTQLLYKNRVVEVTLNRVMLGFWKEIETRRKRSASFNCIFKDADHHFLLVSEIIGARETKEEEDQTNKDGGRKHRVLLYPYAFTVSYTERTKHHCWRCKDIIFHCLDEAQRQQWVQTINNQLSLLSIRPKRLLVYINPYSGKQRGKWIYEQRVAPLFSRASISTDVIVTESANHARDHLKTEVDLKQCDGVVCVGGDGMFSEVVHGLVSRTQSDSRVDQNQPNQDLVPCALRIGIIPAGSTDCICYSTTGTNDPVTSALHIIMGDSQPMDVCSVHHNNTFLRYSVSLLGYGFYGDVLTDSERKRWMGPSRYDFSGLKTFLTHQYYEGTVAFLPAEDNLGNPRDKIKCMTGCHICEQGANNGQLLSLDHVDKMAEENSDKETSGDGVWRVIRGKFLAINAASMSCACPRSPRGLSPYAHLADGTTDLILVRKASRLDFLRHLMRHTNKDDQFDMSFVEVHRVRRFRFVPKQSNGISEVDLSETSGKKICNQVCTAHPNNDTGHSNWNCDGEILPHADIQVSVHCQLIRLFARGVEGRTTFDTHTWSVIEGSSLSWQA
- the cerk gene encoding ceramide kinase isoform X3, which translates into the protein MLISEFFIMVNQPTLLSTQLLYKNRVVEVTLNRVMLGFWKEIETRRKRSASFNCIFKDADHHFLLVSEIIGARETKEEEDQTNKDGGRKHRVLLYPYAFTVSYTERTKHHCWRCKDIIFHCLDEAQRQQWVQTINNQLSLLSIRPKRLLVYINPYSGKQRGKWIYEQRVAPLFSRASISTDVIVTESANHARDHLKTEVDLKQCDGVVCVGGDGMFSEVVHGLVSRTQSDSRVDQNQPNQDLVPCALRIGIIPAGSTDCICYSTTGTNDPVTSALHIIMGDSQPMDVCSVHHNNTFLRYSVSLLGYGFYGDVLTDSERKRWMGPSRYDFSGLKTFLTHQYYEGTVAFLPAEDNLGNPRDKIKCMTGCHICEQGANNGQLLSLDHVDKMAEENSDKETSGDGVWRVIRGKFLAINAASMSCACPRSPRGLSPYAHLADGTTDLILVRKASRLDFLRHLMRHTNKDDQFDMSFVEVHRVRRFRFVPKQSNGISEVDLSETSGKKICNQVCTAHPNNDTGHSNWNCDGEILPHADIQCSLPADQTICPRCRGEDHV
- the cerk gene encoding ceramide kinase isoform X2; this translates as MLISEFFIMVNQPTLLSTQLLYKNRVVEVTLNRVMLGFWKEIETRRKRSASFNCIFKDADHHFLLVSEIIGARETKEEEDQTNKDGGRKHRVLLYPYAFTVSYTERTKHHCWRCKDIIFHCLDEAQRQQWVQTINNQLSLLSIRPKRLLVYINPYSGKQRGKWIYEQRVAPLFSRASISTDVIVTESANHARDHLKTEVDLKQCDGVVCVGGDGMFSEVVHGLVSRTQSDSRVDQNQPNQDLVPCALRIGIIPAGTNDPVTSALHIIMGDSQPMDVCSVHHNNTFLRYSVSLLGYGFYGDVLTDSERKRWMGPSRYDFSGLKTFLTHQYYEGTVAFLPAEDNLGNPRDKIKCMTGCHICEQGANNGQLLSLDHVDKMAEENSDKETSGDGVWRVIRGKFLAINAASMSCACPRSPRGLSPYAHLADGTTDLILVRKASRLDFLRHLMRHTNKDDQFDMSFVEVHRVRRFRFVPKQSNGISEVDLSETSGKKICNQVCTAHPNNDTGHSNWNCDGEILPHADIQVSVHCQLIRLFARGVEGRTTFDTHTWSVIEGSSLSWQA